A single genomic interval of Daucus carota subsp. sativus chromosome 1, DH1 v3.0, whole genome shotgun sequence harbors:
- the LOC108220596 gene encoding uncharacterized protein LOC108220596 → MSDNKQLNSVSRYESIRVPMLKASEYPIWKVKMTMFLEATNPDFMDKIKDGPHVPTKLSVAVGEDQKLIPKEKKDFTPEDIASVSKDAKVKHLLHSALDNVMANRVIGCKTAKEIWDALEVKCQGTKAIKKNRKTILTQEYEHFDSKSDESLTDVYDRFVKLLNDLSLVDKEYVVEDSNLKFLLALPEKWDLKATTIRDNNDLGEVDLDEIYGMLKTHELEIEQRSKRHGRKSRYVTLKAEVETEKKVSSKKKAKGKALVTKPETESSNSNDDSNSDDESLDSDSMDEEDFKQMAALMVKTFKKMGYKNFGKNKRFSKRGSSTEQRSFKKTEGKDSKSGKLDRSKVKCNNCGEMGHFAPECKKGKTEKALISKGRNWADTSDSEEEEVNYALMATTNEEPGTSEPKIPHTTHIAGAKIWMISTIWMINS, encoded by the coding sequence GGAAGCTACTAATCCTGACTTTATGGACAAAATCAAGGATGGTCCACATGTTCCAACAAAGctttctgttgcagttggagaagATCAAAAGCTAATCcctaaagaaaagaaagattttaCTCCTGAAGACATAGCTTCTGTCagcaaagatgcaaaggtgaaacATCTGCTTCATAGTGCTTTAGACAATGTGATGGCTAacagggtgattggatgcaagACAGCCAAGGAGATTTGGGATGCTTTGGAGGTCAAGTGTCAAGGAActaaagccatcaagaagaacaggaaGACTATACTCActcaggagtatgagcactttgactcaaagtctGATGAGTCATTGACTGATGTTTATGACAGATTTGTGAAGCTCTTGAATGATCTGTCATTGGTTGATAAAGAATATGTTGTTgaagattcaaatttgaaatttcttcTTGCTTTGCCTGAGAAGTGGGATTTGAAGGCAACAACAATCAGAGACAACAATGATCTGGGAGAGGTGGATCTTGATGAGATTTATGGTATGCTGAAaacccatgaacttgagattGAGCAAAGAAGCAAGAGGCATGGGAGAAAATCAAGATATGTGACTCTCAAGGCTGAAGTGGAGACTGAAAAGAAAGTTTCCAGCAAGAAGAAAGCAAAAGGCAAGGCTTTGGTAACAAAACCTgaaactgagtcatcaaactctaatgatgactcaaactctgatgatgaatCTTTAGACTCTGACAGCATGGATGAAGAAGACTTTAAGCAGATGGCAGCCTTGATGGTGAAAACCTTCAAGAAGATGGGTTACAAGAACTTTGGAAAGAACAAGAGGTTCTCCAAGAGAGGCTCCTCAACTGAGCAAAGAAGTTTCAAGAAGACTGAGGGTAAGGACAGCAAATCTGGGAAGCTGGACAGATCCAAGGTCAAGTGCAATAATTGTGGAGAGATGGGACACTTTGCACCTGAGTGCAAGAAAGGAAAGACTGAAAAAGCTCTCATCTCCAAAGGCAGAAATTGGGCAGATACTTCAGACTCTGAGGAGGAAGAGGTGAATTATGCTCTCATGGCTACCACAAATGAAGAGCCTGGGACTTCTGAACCAAAGATACCCCATACAACTCACATAGCTGGAGCTAAAATTTGGATGATTTCGACTATTTGGATGATAAATAGCTAG